A section of the Branchiostoma lanceolatum isolate klBraLanc5 chromosome 19, klBraLanc5.hap2, whole genome shotgun sequence genome encodes:
- the LOC136425035 gene encoding solute carrier family 28 member 3-like isoform X2, with product MSSPGGPRARYQPGVAEGRDVVISLDEKGSPRTEVAGNQPSAAQCYRFTKTDPDSVHVEVEPTAPPQEAPRSRTPPPAYDAAVDAGDGQPRRRKCCGGPSMSTQALGVYKEHKKPILISFGMVLLIGFIVFLGFAIDYYLRYREVGGCKNVIGLLAITGCSLFLLAYYYVSRFCGDDIYEHCLKHVFTVTGNVWTKRLFYVLCLIGLILWIALDTARNTQNLISGAGLVVMVIFLYIFSKHPDHVKWRPVLWGLALQFIFGLLILRTQVGYDVFQFLGEKFQSFIEYADVGSKFVFGKDTYTDHFFAFKVLPIIIFFSSVMSVLYYIGVMQVVIVKMAWLLQRTMETSSPESINAAGNIFVGQTDAPLLIRPLIKDMTKSELHAVMTGGFATIAGSVLGAYIAFGVPPTHLLTASVMSAPAALAVSKLFYPETEETMRLDDNVPLGKGDERNVIEAVASGAQIAISLVANIAANLISFLALLAFFNGILSWIGCMVGYDILSFEIICSYVFMPLAFMMGVEWRDCRLVAELIGIKTFLNEFVAYEALAKIIKNRVTGAVGATMSVRSEVIATYALCGFSNLGAIGVQIGGIGALAPERRGDIADMAMRALVAGSVACFMTASLAGMLYQEPVAMVVAATNATLNFTLNATANPNATVLPTVLTFLTSANP from the exons ATGTCGAGTCCAGGGGGGCCCAGGGCACGCTACCAGCCCGGAGTAGCGGAGGGGAGAGACGTGGTCATCAGTCTGGACGAGAAGGGGTCACCTCGG ACAGAGGTTGCAGGAAACCAGCCCTCAGCAGCACAATGCTACAGGTTCACTAAAACG GACCCTGACAGCGTGCACGTAGAGGTTGAACCAACTGCTCCCCCGCAAGAGGCGCCCAGGAGTCGAACACCACCGCCCGCGTACGACGCAGCGGTAGATGCTGGAGATGGACAGCCGAGACGTAGGAAGTGCTGCGGGGGCCCGAGCATGTCCACACAGGCCCTGGGGGTTTATAAAGAGCACAAGAAACCCATTCTCATCTCCTTTGGGATGGTGCTTCTTATTG GTTTTATCGTTTTCCTGGGTTTCGCCATTGACTACTACCTGAGGTACCGGGAAGTAGGCGGGTGTAAGAACGTGATTGGTCTGTTGGCCATCACGGGATGCTCGCTGTTCCTGCTCGCGTACTACTACGTCAGCAGATTCTGTGGGGACGACATCTACGAACACTGCCTGAAGCACGTTTTCACGGTGACAGGAAATGTCTGGACCAAGAG GCTCTTCTACGTCTTGTGTTTGATTGGTCTGATTTTGTGGATCGCCCTGGATACGGCGCGAAACACCCAGAACCTGATCTCAGGGGCGGGGCTGGTGGTGATGGTCATCTTCCTTTACATCTTCTCCAAACATCCTGATCAC GTGAAGTGGCGGCCAGTGCTATGGGGCCTTGCCCTGCAGTTCATATTCGGGCTCCTGATTCTGAGAACCCAAGTGGGCTACGACGTCTTCCAGTTCTTGGGCGAGAAGTTCCAGTCCTTCATCGAGTATGCAGATGTGGGATCCAAGTTTGTGTTTGGCAAGGATACTTATACAGACCACTTTTTTGCCTTCAAG gtgctgCCAATCATCATATTCTTCAGCAGCGTCATGTCAGTCCTGTACTACATTGGAGTCATGCAG GTGGTTATAGTAAAGATGGCATGGCTACTACAGCGGACCATGGAGACATCCTCCCCAGAGTCGATCAACGCTGCCGGGAACATCTTTGTTGGACAG acTGACGCCCCACTGCTGATTCGACCGTTGATTAAGGACATGACCAAGTCAGAACTCCATGCAGTCATGACTGGAGGGTTTGCCACTATTGCTG GAAGTGTGCTCGGTGCGTATATCGCGTTTGGCGTTCCTCCCACCCATCTCCTGACGGCGTCGGTTATGTCCGCCCCCGCCGCCCTGGCCGTCTCCAAACTGTTCTACCCGGAGACGGAGGAGACCATGAGGCTGGATGACAATGTACCGCTGGGGAAAGG TGATGAGAGGAACGTGATCGAAGCCGTGGCCTCGGGTGCTCAGATCGCCATCTCTCTCGTGGCAAACATCGCGGCCAACCTCATCTCCTTCCTGGCTCTACTGGCCTTCTTCAACGGCATCCTGTCCTGGATAGGCTGCATGGTCGGCTACGACATACTGTCTTTTGAG ATCATCTGTTCCTATGTCTTCATGCCCCTGGCGTTCATGATGGGTGTGGAGTGGAGGGATTGTCGTCTGGTCGCTGAGCTCATCGGGATAAAAACCTTCCTCAACGAGTTTGTGGCGTACGAAGCTCTGGCCAAGATCATCAAGAACAGAGTAACCGGTGCAGTAGGTGCTACAATGTCT GTTCGGTCTGAAGTTATCGCCACATATGCTCTGTGTGGCTTTTCCAACCTTGGTGCTATCGGTGTGCAGATAGGGGGCATTGGGGCGCTTGCCCCAGAGAGAAGGGGAGATATAGCCGACATGGCTATGAGAGCTTTGGTGGCGGGTTCTGTTGCTTGCTTCATGACTGCTTCATTAGCAG GCATGTTGTACCAGGAGCCTGTGGCTATGGTTGTCGCTGCCACAAACGCGACGCTTAACTTCACGCTCAACGCAACAGCGAATCCCAACGCAACGGTTCTACCTACCGTCCTAACCTTCCTCACAAGTGCCAACCCATAA
- the LOC136425035 gene encoding solute carrier family 28 member 3-like isoform X1 — translation MSSPGGPRARYQPGVAEGRDVVISLDEKGSPRTEVAGNQPSAAQCYRFTKTDPDSVHVEVEPTAPPQEAPRSRTPPPAYDAAVDAGDGQPRRRKCCGGPSMSTQALGVYKEHKKPILISFGMVLLIGFIVFLGFAIDYYLRYREVGGCKNVIGLLAITGCSLFLLAYYYVSRFCGDDIYEHCLKHVFTVTGNVWTKRLFYVLCLIGLILWIALDTARNTQNLISGAGLVVMVIFLYIFSKHPDHVKWRPVLWGLALQFIFGLLILRTQVGYDVFQFLGEKFQSFIEYADVGSKFVFGKDTYTDHFFAFKVLPIIIFFSSVMSVLYYIGVMQVVIVKMAWLLQRTMETSSPESINAAGNIFVGQTDAPLLIRPLIKDMTKSELHAVMTGGFATIAGSVLGAYIAFGVPPTHLLTASVMSAPAALAVSKLFYPETEETMRLDDNVPLGKGDERNVIEAVASGAQIAISLVANIAANLISFLALLAFFNGILSWIGCMVGYDILSFEIICSYVFMPLAFMMGVEWRDCRLVAELIGIKTFLNEFVAYEALAKIIKNRVTGAVGATMSVRSEVIATYALCGFSNLGSMGIMLGGLGAMAPNRVGDLAEMVVRALIAGSIACFMTASLAGMLYQEPVAMVVAATNATLNFTLNATANPNATVLPTVLTFLTSANP, via the exons ATGTCGAGTCCAGGGGGGCCCAGGGCACGCTACCAGCCCGGAGTAGCGGAGGGGAGAGACGTGGTCATCAGTCTGGACGAGAAGGGGTCACCTCGG ACAGAGGTTGCAGGAAACCAGCCCTCAGCAGCACAATGCTACAGGTTCACTAAAACG GACCCTGACAGCGTGCACGTAGAGGTTGAACCAACTGCTCCCCCGCAAGAGGCGCCCAGGAGTCGAACACCACCGCCCGCGTACGACGCAGCGGTAGATGCTGGAGATGGACAGCCGAGACGTAGGAAGTGCTGCGGGGGCCCGAGCATGTCCACACAGGCCCTGGGGGTTTATAAAGAGCACAAGAAACCCATTCTCATCTCCTTTGGGATGGTGCTTCTTATTG GTTTTATCGTTTTCCTGGGTTTCGCCATTGACTACTACCTGAGGTACCGGGAAGTAGGCGGGTGTAAGAACGTGATTGGTCTGTTGGCCATCACGGGATGCTCGCTGTTCCTGCTCGCGTACTACTACGTCAGCAGATTCTGTGGGGACGACATCTACGAACACTGCCTGAAGCACGTTTTCACGGTGACAGGAAATGTCTGGACCAAGAG GCTCTTCTACGTCTTGTGTTTGATTGGTCTGATTTTGTGGATCGCCCTGGATACGGCGCGAAACACCCAGAACCTGATCTCAGGGGCGGGGCTGGTGGTGATGGTCATCTTCCTTTACATCTTCTCCAAACATCCTGATCAC GTGAAGTGGCGGCCAGTGCTATGGGGCCTTGCCCTGCAGTTCATATTCGGGCTCCTGATTCTGAGAACCCAAGTGGGCTACGACGTCTTCCAGTTCTTGGGCGAGAAGTTCCAGTCCTTCATCGAGTATGCAGATGTGGGATCCAAGTTTGTGTTTGGCAAGGATACTTATACAGACCACTTTTTTGCCTTCAAG gtgctgCCAATCATCATATTCTTCAGCAGCGTCATGTCAGTCCTGTACTACATTGGAGTCATGCAG GTGGTTATAGTAAAGATGGCATGGCTACTACAGCGGACCATGGAGACATCCTCCCCAGAGTCGATCAACGCTGCCGGGAACATCTTTGTTGGACAG acTGACGCCCCACTGCTGATTCGACCGTTGATTAAGGACATGACCAAGTCAGAACTCCATGCAGTCATGACTGGAGGGTTTGCCACTATTGCTG GAAGTGTGCTCGGTGCGTATATCGCGTTTGGCGTTCCTCCCACCCATCTCCTGACGGCGTCGGTTATGTCCGCCCCCGCCGCCCTGGCCGTCTCCAAACTGTTCTACCCGGAGACGGAGGAGACCATGAGGCTGGATGACAATGTACCGCTGGGGAAAGG TGATGAGAGGAACGTGATCGAAGCCGTGGCCTCGGGTGCTCAGATCGCCATCTCTCTCGTGGCAAACATCGCGGCCAACCTCATCTCCTTCCTGGCTCTACTGGCCTTCTTCAACGGCATCCTGTCCTGGATAGGCTGCATGGTCGGCTACGACATACTGTCTTTTGAG ATCATCTGTTCCTATGTCTTCATGCCCCTGGCGTTCATGATGGGTGTGGAGTGGAGGGATTGTCGTCTGGTCGCTGAGCTCATCGGGATAAAAACCTTCCTCAACGAGTTTGTGGCGTACGAAGCTCTGGCCAAGATCATCAAGAACAGAGTAACCGGTGCAGTAGGTGCTACAATGTCT gttaggtcagaggtcatagcGACCTACGCGTTGTGCGGATTCTCCAACCTGGGGTCGATGGGGATCATGCTGGGCGGACTCGGCGCCATGGCTCCCAACCGTGTGGGGGACCTGGCGGAAATGGTGGTCAGGGCCCTGATCGCTGGAAGCATTGCATGTTTCATGACAGCATCGTTAGCAG GCATGTTGTACCAGGAGCCTGTGGCTATGGTTGTCGCTGCCACAAACGCGACGCTTAACTTCACGCTCAACGCAACAGCGAATCCCAACGCAACGGTTCTACCTACCGTCCTAACCTTCCTCACAAGTGCCAACCCATAA
- the LOC136425035 gene encoding solute carrier family 28 member 3-like isoform X3, with translation MNNHTTTEVAGNQPSAAQCYRFTKTDPDSVHVEVEPTAPPQEAPRSRTPPPAYDAAVDAGDGQPRRRKCCGGPSMSTQALGVYKEHKKPILISFGMVLLIGFIVFLGFAIDYYLRYREVGGCKNVIGLLAITGCSLFLLAYYYVSRFCGDDIYEHCLKHVFTVTGNVWTKRLFYVLCLIGLILWIALDTARNTQNLISGAGLVVMVIFLYIFSKHPDHVKWRPVLWGLALQFIFGLLILRTQVGYDVFQFLGEKFQSFIEYADVGSKFVFGKDTYTDHFFAFKVLPIIIFFSSVMSVLYYIGVMQVVIVKMAWLLQRTMETSSPESINAAGNIFVGQTDAPLLIRPLIKDMTKSELHAVMTGGFATIAGSVLGAYIAFGVPPTHLLTASVMSAPAALAVSKLFYPETEETMRLDDNVPLGKGDERNVIEAVASGAQIAISLVANIAANLISFLALLAFFNGILSWIGCMVGYDILSFEIICSYVFMPLAFMMGVEWRDCRLVAELIGIKTFLNEFVAYEALAKIIKNRVTGAVGATMSVRSEVIATYALCGFSNLGSMGIMLGGLGAMAPNRVGDLAEMVVRALIAGSIACFMTASLAGMLYQEPVAMVVAATNATLNFTLNATANPNATVLPTVLTFLTSANP, from the exons ATGAACAACCACACAACA ACAGAGGTTGCAGGAAACCAGCCCTCAGCAGCACAATGCTACAGGTTCACTAAAACG GACCCTGACAGCGTGCACGTAGAGGTTGAACCAACTGCTCCCCCGCAAGAGGCGCCCAGGAGTCGAACACCACCGCCCGCGTACGACGCAGCGGTAGATGCTGGAGATGGACAGCCGAGACGTAGGAAGTGCTGCGGGGGCCCGAGCATGTCCACACAGGCCCTGGGGGTTTATAAAGAGCACAAGAAACCCATTCTCATCTCCTTTGGGATGGTGCTTCTTATTG GTTTTATCGTTTTCCTGGGTTTCGCCATTGACTACTACCTGAGGTACCGGGAAGTAGGCGGGTGTAAGAACGTGATTGGTCTGTTGGCCATCACGGGATGCTCGCTGTTCCTGCTCGCGTACTACTACGTCAGCAGATTCTGTGGGGACGACATCTACGAACACTGCCTGAAGCACGTTTTCACGGTGACAGGAAATGTCTGGACCAAGAG GCTCTTCTACGTCTTGTGTTTGATTGGTCTGATTTTGTGGATCGCCCTGGATACGGCGCGAAACACCCAGAACCTGATCTCAGGGGCGGGGCTGGTGGTGATGGTCATCTTCCTTTACATCTTCTCCAAACATCCTGATCAC GTGAAGTGGCGGCCAGTGCTATGGGGCCTTGCCCTGCAGTTCATATTCGGGCTCCTGATTCTGAGAACCCAAGTGGGCTACGACGTCTTCCAGTTCTTGGGCGAGAAGTTCCAGTCCTTCATCGAGTATGCAGATGTGGGATCCAAGTTTGTGTTTGGCAAGGATACTTATACAGACCACTTTTTTGCCTTCAAG gtgctgCCAATCATCATATTCTTCAGCAGCGTCATGTCAGTCCTGTACTACATTGGAGTCATGCAG GTGGTTATAGTAAAGATGGCATGGCTACTACAGCGGACCATGGAGACATCCTCCCCAGAGTCGATCAACGCTGCCGGGAACATCTTTGTTGGACAG acTGACGCCCCACTGCTGATTCGACCGTTGATTAAGGACATGACCAAGTCAGAACTCCATGCAGTCATGACTGGAGGGTTTGCCACTATTGCTG GAAGTGTGCTCGGTGCGTATATCGCGTTTGGCGTTCCTCCCACCCATCTCCTGACGGCGTCGGTTATGTCCGCCCCCGCCGCCCTGGCCGTCTCCAAACTGTTCTACCCGGAGACGGAGGAGACCATGAGGCTGGATGACAATGTACCGCTGGGGAAAGG TGATGAGAGGAACGTGATCGAAGCCGTGGCCTCGGGTGCTCAGATCGCCATCTCTCTCGTGGCAAACATCGCGGCCAACCTCATCTCCTTCCTGGCTCTACTGGCCTTCTTCAACGGCATCCTGTCCTGGATAGGCTGCATGGTCGGCTACGACATACTGTCTTTTGAG ATCATCTGTTCCTATGTCTTCATGCCCCTGGCGTTCATGATGGGTGTGGAGTGGAGGGATTGTCGTCTGGTCGCTGAGCTCATCGGGATAAAAACCTTCCTCAACGAGTTTGTGGCGTACGAAGCTCTGGCCAAGATCATCAAGAACAGAGTAACCGGTGCAGTAGGTGCTACAATGTCT gttaggtcagaggtcatagcGACCTACGCGTTGTGCGGATTCTCCAACCTGGGGTCGATGGGGATCATGCTGGGCGGACTCGGCGCCATGGCTCCCAACCGTGTGGGGGACCTGGCGGAAATGGTGGTCAGGGCCCTGATCGCTGGAAGCATTGCATGTTTCATGACAGCATCGTTAGCAG GCATGTTGTACCAGGAGCCTGTGGCTATGGTTGTCGCTGCCACAAACGCGACGCTTAACTTCACGCTCAACGCAACAGCGAATCCCAACGCAACGGTTCTACCTACCGTCCTAACCTTCCTCACAAGTGCCAACCCATAA